One window from the genome of Oncorhynchus kisutch isolate 150728-3 linkage group LG21, Okis_V2, whole genome shotgun sequence encodes:
- the LOC109866129 gene encoding transcription factor HIVEP2: protein MEPHESASGQKSTKEPREKLQRKWVSEPSAVTKRSTFADPEGKRHSHRESLQSGASGSNITGSAQKYGSGKMLSTAMGQPHQDSQYTQAFPRTYSYQLPQQYPQQPMQERFLSGAKPQPGLEAHAWPFAGQLPSDDIFPGHSRAHGVFSRQKSPSLPSSFGQYSKSGPELPEEGYKKEQKPKKPGKYICHYCGRACAKPSVLKKHIRSHTGERPYPCVPCGFSFKTKSNLYKHRKSHAHAIKAGLVPFSELAASRTDMDQASSVGETDVHSDGEQSTDTDEETAEVSMFMDKVSPIPQISFEMDKSTMEKGGEPAYADSAEELAMASMKVPILIVPKQGIPPTAMECPPFMELKASHISSQVSRVDDSPTIKQRLALKLTDRKGSQDSDQQSQQSLNLLSPHSKGSTDSGYFSLSESAEQQISPPNTNAKSYEEIMFGRTWYYKPNSPRSRQSIAVGMATVGQDTNLIMGKISEDHIFFRNDNSEAHLLAGVDPKQYPTSPCQSNTGLLEAPDSGPLIRSNSMPTSSPTNLNVPPGIRVSHSFDEMMTSDDVFYPGAAGLRRLRRQAAFEHSVHEGHGESETYGHIPKNTAPFVVLKLGERSPVVPEHTAYSPYGTKVGMTEIATRKRRKEKSVGDEEDGPGQYDSSGSVDMVGDYDSKQGSQVGSRAIPTGKGSIGSMYNAHSQSDSFETCCSSMCSEDVVLVPDSDRKATGNVISVIQHTNSLSRPNSFEKSESFEHPAYLQDKSSSQYSEQSDTENTEDVQSPDSILRSESMEQQSNSDLASPNQPCHMPPKLVRQPNIQVPEIRVTEEPDKPEKEPDVPTKEPEKHVEEFQWPQRSETLSQLPTEKLPPKKKRLRLADLEHSSGDSSFESCTSLSRSPSQESNLSHSSNFSMSFDKEEILKSVSPTKQDDFGKQSEYSGNSLTIPGHHQQREMRRSSSEQAPCALATEIPEIRSKSFDYGSLSTSSRQGEIYSSASAMKERRRGYLVRQASLSVYPETVVHDQGGLEMTIKQEHSDHGPLSWQSPPSSQGSHGASASEVARPKRGSPYHLLQQRISEDNQEDPTLFQKSSCLPSQQSSEVEHPSHELISQEAMQYSSLQSSLASLPFLPFQPGLFWHPESTQRHKQHLAFQPHQLQKLHIRQPSIPHMLQKSHPPHHQLQQIQEQCDIKADGAISQNYQYPSRVSPQAQHYSSPPSKVALTESKMLLQQVQPIFATQNAGSQPSLPGMLIPVRIQTHVPSYGSVMYTSVSQLLTNHSQSAYSARVICSENASSNSLTGGSVSKHRVCLNLSQIIGQPEGTPRYPLWKVPDLNTEHGRLNTGIPLSLTSRTISTTDASSSIGGSKRMLSPASSLELFIETKQQKRVKEEKMYGQIVKELSAVELSASKDSVKLPKHASLKSEGSMDDQERMSSSPPADFPSTQIPVRSNAPHIPDVPPADSFTPPLQIVMDTPGGRESPEELDVDDSFTPEASSSPQSMVSSSDTPEEAKPPMGSKIPVNMLVQLAANQSGGAAGSTLLLTDLADVQQFFQFPSLRTATSVSWCFLNYTKPNNAQTTPLTSVYGSWCVSSYNPNPLSLSTKATLALLRSKQRKNTETYTMAAMYQPGTGKLVSSLAWKQKFEQMKPELMQLDVSKYGKKIKGLSSRDRIKEDHGEKEASSKQAEPTRIRIFEGGYKSNEDYVYVRGRGRGKYICEECGIRCKKPSMLKKHIRTHTDVRPYVCKFCNFAFKTKGNLTKHMKSKAHMKKCLELGVSVTSVEDADAEEADNVEDGQRETGKMSGIMADHQFSDADDSDGGEDDGDEVDDDEDDDDDYDGESTPKTRSRSTSPQPYGIPSLSVTDSQGACSSDLLGHCSKPPLFSYFTSLPSIQITQLMVPSEGAGQGQMAEYQQLLQGALGEDYKSRLDVPSSMDEDFGLSHSSSSFDLSLSRLSSPGLDSSPLQEPSPTSTSRKYLFPRRDLSPHGRLSPHREVSPLRHHSPKRDISFRRDLSPRRDLSPRSHISPLSHAGRPMSPGRELVGRRELSPRSRHRGMIRPVSPRRGMHHHSAPWSLGQHLHSEIVPMGQRSRSHSEMETDQRKGSPPHSSQESTRPHQGLFSHLPLHSQQQVRIPFPMIPIGGIQMVHSVATSVTGLAHPARLPLQKSTSEESSTSEVSFPLARGSTRSTDSPQCHERMERTPVPSSSPSLPRSGSRRDSADMSDIKDNQQQEESIQTCTKAIASLRIATEHDTLEKGVVAASLEPHQRRHSPLPHPCHPPHPIPQESAPSRIQHFSGLEVRQTPAGRSASPLPLPSSSSSETSLPATSKGPAGPTAGPGHHVKERSPGRQGPGERAASTKRGRDISKDSTENR from the exons ATGGAGCCACATGAATCCGCTTCTGGTCAAAAATCCACCAAGGAGCCACGGGAGAAGCTACAAAGGAAGTGGGTCTCCGAGCCCTCAGCTGTCACAAAAAGAAGCACTTTCGCTGACCCGGAGGGAAAAAGACACTCGCATCGCGAAAGCCTGCAAAGTGGTGCCAGTGGCAGCAATATTACTGGCTCAGCACAAAAGTATGGCTCTGGGAAGATGTTATCAACTGCAATGGGTCAGCCGCATCAAGACAGTCAATACACACAGGCTTTCCCCCGTACTTACTCCTACCAGTTACCACAACAGTACCCACAGCAGCCCATGCAAGAGCGCTTCCTGTCCGGAGCCAAGCCACAGCCTGGTCTGGAGGCCCATGCCTGGCCTTTCGCTGGACAGCTCCCATCCGACGACATATTCCCTGGACACTCCCGTGCCCATGGAGTTTTCTCTCGTCAGAAATCTCCCAGTTTACCCAGTTCTTTTGGCCAGTATTCCAAATCAGGGCCGGAGCTGCCAGAGGAGGGATACAAGAAGGAGCAGAAACCCAAGAAGCCAGGAAAGTACATCTGCCACTACTGTGGAAGGGCTTGTGCGAAACCCAGCGTGCTGAAGAAGCACATTCGTTCACACACTGGGGAACGCCCCTACCCTTGTGTCCCCTGCGGGTTCTCCTTTAAAACCAAGAGTAATTTGTACAAACACCGAAAATCTCATGCCCATGCCATCAAAGCAGGACTAGTCCCATTCTCCGAACTGGCAGCTTCACGCACAGACATGGATCAAGCGTCCTCAGTGGGAGAGACAGATGTACACTCAGACGGTGAACAGAGCACGGACACCGACGAGGAGACGGCAGAGGTCTCTATGTTTATGGACAAAGTCAGCCCCATCCCCCAGATATCATTTGAAATGGACAAAAGCACCATGGAGAAGGGTGGGGAGCCGGCATATGCTGACTCAGCTGAGGAACTAGCTATGGCATCCATGAAAGTGCCTATCCTAATTGTCCCAAAACAAGGGATCCCACCAACAGCAATGGAGTGCCCCCCATTCATGGAACTCAAGGCTTCTCACATCAGCTCACAGGTGAGCCGCGTGGATGACTCTCCTACTATAAAACAGAGACTGGCTCTGAAACTGACAGATAGGAAGGGATCACAGGACTCAGACCAGCAGTCCCAGCAGTCCCTGAACCTTCTGAGTCCACACAGCAAAGGCAGCACAGATTCCGGCTACTTCTCTCTTTCAGAGAGTGCGGAGCAACAGATCAGCCCTCCCAACACAAACGCAAAGTCCTACGAGGAGATCATGTTTGGTCGGACTTGGTATTACAAACCTAACTCTCCTAGATCGAGACAATCCATTGCAGTAGGCATGGCCACTGTTGGCCAAGACACTAACCTAATCATGGGGAAGATATCTGAAGATCATATATTCTTCCGTAATGATAACAGTGAAGCGCATCTACTAGCAGGTGTTGACCCTAAGCAGTATCCCACAAGCCCTTGCCAAAGCAACACAGGTCTATTAGAGGCTCCTGATTCAGGGCCACTCATTAGGAGTAACTCAATGCCAACATCCTCCCCGACCAACCTCAACGTCCCACCGGGGATAAGAGTGAGCCACTCCTTCGACGAGATGATGACCTCTGATGATGTCTTCTACCCGGGTGCTGCCGGTCTTAGGAGGCTTAGGAGACAGGCAGCTTTTGAGCATTCAGTACATGAAGGGCATGGCGAATCTGAAACCTATGGACACATTCCCAAGAACACAGCCCCATTTGTGGTTTTAAAGCTAGGGGAGCGTAGTCCTGTGGTGCCagagcatacagcatacagcccTTATGGTACTAAAGTGGGAATGACAGAGATTGCCACTCGTAAACGCAGGAAGGAAAAGAGTGTAGGGGACGAGGAGGATGGCCCAGGCCAGTATGACAGTAGTGGCTCAGTAGATATGGTTGGGGATTATGATTCAAAACAAGGTAGTCAAGTAGGTTCAAGGGCAATACCTACTGGGAAAGGATCCATAGGATCCATGTACAATGCACATAGCCAATCAGACAGTTTTGAAACATGCTGTAGTAGTATGTGCTCAGAGGATGTAGTGCTAGTCCCAGACTCTGACAGAAAGGCAACTGGCAACGTTATCTCTGTCATTCAGCACACAAACTCACTCAGTAGGCCAAACTCCTTCGAGAAGTCAGAGTCCTTCGAGCACCCAGCCTACCTGCAAGACAAATCCTCTAGCCAATATTCAGAGCAGTCAGATACAGAAAACACAGAAGATGTGCAGAGCCCGGACTCTATCCTGAGGTCTGAGAGCATGGAGCAGCAGAGCAACAGTGATTTAGCTTCACCCAACCAGCCCTGTCACATGCCCCCCAAACTGGTGCGGCAGCCTAACATCCAAGTGCCTGAGATCAGGGTGACGGAGGAGCCAGATAAACCTGAGAAAGAGCCTGATGTACCGACCAAGGAGCCGGAGAAGCACGTTGAAGAATTCCAGTGGCCCCAGAGGAGTGAGACACTGTCCCAGCTCCCTACGGAGAAGCTGCCTCCTAAAAAGAAGCGTCTGCGTTTGGCAGACTTGGAGCACTCCTCTGGGGATTCCAGCTTTGAGTCTTGCACCAGCCTGTCCAGGAGCCCAAGCCAGGAAAGCAACCTGTCCCACAGCTCCAACTTCTCTATGTCCTTTGACAAGGAAGAAATCCTGAAGTCTGTGTCACCGACCAAGCAGGATGACTTTGGCAAGCAGTCTGAGTACAGTGGCAACTCTCTCACCATCCCCGGCCATCACCAGCAGAGGGAGATGCGACGATCCTCATCCGAACAGGCTCCCTGTGCTCTGGCCACCGAGATCCCAGAGATCCGTAGCAAGTCCTTTGACTATGGcagtctctcaacatcatccagacagggagagatttaCTCCAGTGCATCAGCCATGAAAGAACGGAGAAGGGGCTACCTAGTAAGGCAGGCATCCCTTAGCGTTTACCCTGAGACAGTGGTGCATGATCAAGGTGGTCTCGAAATGACCATCAAGCAAGAGCACTCAGACCATGGACCTTTATCTTGGCAGAGCCCCCCATCCTCTCAAGGTTCTCATGGTGCATCAGCCAGCGAAGTAGCAAGACCCAAGAGAGGGTCACCTTATCATCTTCTGCAACAGAGAATTAGTGAGGACAACCAGGAAGACCCAACACTGTTCCAGAAGTCATCTTGTCTGCCAAGTCAACAGTCATCAGAGGTAGAGCATCCAAGTCATGAGCTCATCAGCCAGGAAGCCATGCAATACTCCTCACTCCAGAGCAGCTTGGCTTCACTGCCTTTCCTGCCATTTCAGCCCGGCCTGTTCTGGCATCCGgagtcaacacagagacacaagcAACATCTGGCTTTCCAGCCACACCAGTTACAGAAACTACATATCAGACAGCCTAGTATACCGCACATGCTCCAGAAATCCCACCCACCTCATCATCAGCTACAGCAGATCCAGGAGCAGTGTGACATTAAGGCTGACGGTGCTATCAGTCAGAACTACCAGTATCCCTCCAGAGTCTCCCCCCAGGCCCAGCATTACAGCTCTCCACCGTCTAAAGTGGCCCTCACCGAGAGTAAAATGCTCCTGCAACAGGTCCAGCCAATCTTCGCCACTCAGAATGCAGGATCACAGCCATCACTCCCAGGTATGCTAATCCCCGTTAGGATACAGACTCACGTGCCATCTTACGGAAGTGTTATGTACACAAGTGTTTCACAGCTCTTAACTAACCACAGCCAGAGCGCTTATTCAGCAAGAGTCATATGCTCAGAGAATGCATCATCCAATTCACTCACAGGCGGCAGTGTTTCAAAGCACAGAGTTTGCTTAAACTTATCTCAGATAATTGGTCAGCCTGAGGGAACTCCACGTTATCCACTCTGGAAAGTTCCAGATCTGAACACTGAACATGGGAGACTAAACACGGGAATTCCGCTGTCGTTGACATCGAGAACCATCTCCACCACGGATGCGTCCTCCAGTATCGGGGGAAGCAAGCGGATGTTATCACCAGCCAGTAGCCTGGAACTCTTTATAGAGACCAAACAGCAGAAACGGGTCAAGGAGGAGAAGATGTACGGTCAGATTGTAAAAGAGCTGAGCGCTGTCGAGCTGAGTGCTTCGAAGGACAGCGTCAAGTTACCAAAGCATGCATCTCTAAAGAGTGAGGGTTCAATGGATGATCAGGAGAGGATGTCCTCCTCCCCACCAGCAGACTTCCCTTCCACCCAAATCCCAGTGCGTTCCAACGCACCTCACATACCCGATGTGCCACCAGCTGACAGCTTCACTCCCCCTCTGCAAATTGTGATGGACACCCCTGGTGGCAGAGAGTCCCCAGAGGAGCTGGATGTTGACGACTCCTTCACCCCAGAGGCTAGCTCCAGCCCACAGTCCATGGTCTCCTCCAGTGACACTCCAGAGGAGGCCAAGCCTCCCATGGGCAGCAAGATCCCTGTCAACATGCTGGTGCAGCTGGCTGCCAATCAGAGTGGGGGCGCTGCTGGAAGCACTCTGCTGCTCACAGATCTGGCAGACGTTCAGCAGTTCTTTCAGTTCCCCAGTCTTCGCACGGCAACCAGTGTCAGTTGGTGCTTCCTGAATTACACCAAGCCTAACAACGCTCAGACGACTCCCCTGACTTCTGTCTACGGCTCCTGGTGCGTCAGCTCCTACAACCCCAACCCTCTCAGCCTCAGCACCAAGGCTACTCTGGCCCTGCTCCGATCCAAGCAGAGGAAGAACACAGAAACCTACACGATGGCTGCTATGTATCAACCTGGAACTGGAAAACTTGTGTCCTCTCTTGCTTGGAAGCAGAAGTTTGAGCAG ATGAAGCCAGAGCTCATGCAGCTAGATGTGAGCAAATATGGGAAGAAAATCAAGGGGCTGAGCTCCAGGGATCGAATCAAGGAGGACCATGGAGAGAAGGAGGCCTCCTCAAAGCAGGCTGAGCCCACTCGCATCAGAATCTTTGAAGGAGG GTACAAATCCAATGAAGACTATGTTTACGTGCGGGGCAGAGGAAGAGGGAAGTACATCTGTGAAGAGTGTGGGATCCGCTGTAAGAAGCCAAGCATGCTGAAGAAACATATCCGCACACACACCGATGTCCGGCCGTATGTCTGCAAGTTCTGCAACTTTGCTTTTAAAACCAAAG GAAACCTGACAAAACACATGAAGTCGAAAGCCCACATGAAGAAGTGCTTGGAGCTCGGGGTGTCAGTGACATCTGTGGAGGATGCGGACGCCGAAGAAGCTG ACAATGTCGAGGATGGCCAGAGGGAGACTGGGAAGATGTCAGGCATCATGGCTGACCACCAGTTCTCAGACGCCGATGATTCTGATGGTGGCGAGGATGACGGGGATGAGGTGGACGACGATGAAGATGATGACGACGATTACGATGGCGAATCCACACCGAAGACTCGCTCCAGAAGCACCAGCCCTCAGCCCTATGGCATACCATCTCTGTCCGTCACGGACTCTCAGGGCGCCTGCTCCTCAGACCTGCtgggccactgctccaaaccaccCCTCTTCAGCTACTTCACCAGCCTGCCCAGCATTCAGATCACCCAGCTCATGGTGCCCAGTGAGGGTGCAGGCCAGGGCCAGATGGCAGAGTACCAGCAGCTGCTGCAGGGCGCCCTGGGGGAGGACTATAAGAGCAGGCTAGATGTACCCAGCTCCATGGACGAGGACTTTGGCCTTTCCCACAGCTCCTCATCATTCGACCTGTCCCTGTCTCGCCTCTCTTCCCCAGGCCTGGACTCCTCCCCTCTCCAAGAGCCATCCCCCACCTCCACTTCACGCAAGTACCTCTTCCCCCGACGGGACCTGTCCCCCCATGGCCGCCTGTCACCCCACAGAGAGGTGTCCCCTCTCAGGCACCACTCCCCCAAGAGGGACATCTCCTTCAGAAGGGACCTCTCGCCCCGCAGGGACCTTTCCCCCAGGAGTCACATCTCACCCCTGTCTCACGCCGGACGCCCCATGTCACCGGGCAGAGAACTGGTGGGCAGGAGGGAGCTGTCTCCACGGAGTCGCCACCGGGGCATGATCAGACCTGTCTCCCCCAGGAGGGGCATGCACCATCACAGTGCCCCCTGGAGTCTGGGCCAGCACCTACACTCAGAGATCGTGCCAATGGGCCAGCGTAGCAGAAGCCactcagagatggagaca GATCAGAGGAAGGGTTCCCCTCCCCACAGCAGCCAGGAGTCCACACGGCCACACCAGGGCCTGTTCAGCCACCTCCCCCTGCACTCCCAGCAGCAGGTCCGCATCCCCTTCCCCATGATCCCTATCGGGGGCATCCAGATGGTGCACTCCGTGGCCACCTCCGTCACCGGCCTGGCCCACCCTGCCCGCCTCCCTCTACAGAAGAGCACGTCCGAGGAGTCTAGCACCAGTGAAGTGTCCTTTCCGCTGGCCAGGGGGTCCACCAGGTCCACCGATTCGCCCCAGTGTCATGAAAGAATGGAGAGGACCCCGGTTCCTTCCTCCAGCCCGTCCTTACCCAGGTCAGGAAGTCGCCGGGACAGCGCAGACATGTCCGACATCAAGGACaatcagcagcaggaggagagcaTACAGACATGTACCAAAGCTATCGCCTCTCTCCGCATCGCTACGGAACATGACACTCTGGAAAAAGGCGTGGTGGCAGCCTCTTTAGAGCCCCACCAGAGACGCCACTCCCCGCTGCCTCACCCCTGCCATCCCCCTCACCCCATCCCTCAGGAGAGCGCTCCCAGCAGGATTCAGCACTTTAGTGGCCTAGAGGTTAGGCAGACCCCGGCCGGCCGCTcggcctcccctctccccctaccctccagCTCCAGCTCAGAGACCTCCCTGCCGGCCACATCAAAGGGCCCGGCGGGTCCCACGGCAGGGCCAGGCCACCATGTCAAGGAGAGGTCACCAGGTCGACAGGGCCCAGGGGAAAGGGCAGCAAGCacaaagagaggtagagatataTCAAAGGACTCCACAGAGAACAGGTGA